Proteins from a single region of Engystomops pustulosus chromosome 5, aEngPut4.maternal, whole genome shotgun sequence:
- the MC5R gene encoding melanocortin receptor 5 isoform X1 — translation MNSSLHPRILELNLSNLDGNNTVPTNETMSSCDQVVIAAEVFLTLGIVSLLENILVISAIIKNKNLHSPMYFFVCSLAVADMLVSVSNAWETITINLIVNKHLVMEDAFVRHIDNVFDSMICISVVASMCSLLAIAVDRYITIFYALRYHNIMTVKRAGAIIAGIWTFCTGCGIIFILYYESTYVIICLITMFFTMLFLMVSLYIHMFLLARTHVKRIAALPGYNSVHQRTSMKGAITLTILIGIFIVCWAPFFLHLILMISCPHNIYCLCFMSHFNMYLILIMCNSVIDPLIYAFRSQEMRKTFKEIICCCSLRITCELPSKY, via the coding sequence ATGAACTCTTCATTGCATCCACGTATACTGGAACTTAATTTGAGCAACCTGGATGGTAACAATACTGTGCCAACAAATGAGACAATGTCCTCATGTGATCAAGTGGTAATAGCTGCTGAGGTGTTTTTGACCCTAGGCATTGTAAGCCTCCTTGAAAATATTCTAGTCATCTCTGCTATCATCAAGAACAAGAATCTGCATTCACCTATGTATTTCTTTGTGTGTAGCTTAGCAGTAGCCGACATGTTAGTTAGTGTGTCTAATGCATGGGAGACAATCACCATAAATCTAATCGTCAATAAACATCTAGTCATGGAAGATGCCTTTGTACGTCATATTGACAATGTTTTCGACTCTATGATCTGTATTTCAGTGGTGGCTTCTATGTGTAGTTTGCTTGCCATAGCAGTGGATAGGTATATCACCATCTTCTATGCTTTACGGTACCATAACATCATGACTGTAAAGAGAGCTGGGGCTATCATTGCTGGCATTTGGACATTCTGTACAGGATGtggtattatttttattctgtattATGAATCTACTTACGTCATTATTTGTCTTATTACTATGTTTTTTACCATGCTTTTCCTCATGGTATCTTTATACATCCATATGTTCTTGCTGGCGCGTACTCATGTAAAGAGGATAGCTGCTTTGCCAGGCTATAACTCAGTCCACCAGAGAACAAGTATGAAAGGAGCCATTACTCTAACAATATTGATAGGTATATTTATTGTATGTTGGGCGCCATTCTTTCTCCACCTTATTCTCATGATTTCCTGTCCACACAACATTTACTGCCTTTGTTTCATGTCTCATTTTAATATGTACCTTATTCTGATAATGTGCAATTCCGTCATCGATCCTCTGATATATGCATTCCGCAGTCAAGAAATGAGAAAGACATTCAAGGAAATCATCTGTTGTTGCAGCCTGCGAATCACCTGTGAACTGCCtagtaaatattaa